Proteins from a single region of Phycisphaerae bacterium:
- a CDS encoding glycosyltransferase family 39 protein, whose translation MLTTDGDHAAGQPLLENKDAIGDRAAMPSGFRSMGLLLLLLSLTTCFAWIGSGPSMGDHECICAQTARQTIQSGNWLIPQLAEIPRIRKTPLGYWAIAATSWLLDDPNAQPVSDLTARLPSALAAFLNSLAVWWLGTMMFGQRAGFVAGFVMGCCATTVLFSHSAQVDMILALFTTLTFACFWRAFQPPRPSRPFIVIMFACFSAAMMAKAPLPMATAGAALTLWWFVAVPILNTAGRVPAGGRLRFASADALAQWSRLPWPWVLTGLVVFAVLAGSWPLYIRLEVDNAAALWKIEYLERFSGGLSERGKDQPFYYYLPFVFGLTAPFLCSLPEALAAPFLRRYVAQRKALAFAFIWAICGLVFLSAAGYKRPHYLVSIMPAYCLLLAPVIDRLFFGMVSRWLRPTAAVLPILLGLLLVAGSVVVQEDLHTQSSSNLSLCLRVALPVFTLLTLSCLLFAFGVRVWSFVLLNTSTALLTVLGVPAARQFMDVDTEAKALVRGFTRHGIGVSDPIYWVGGRPDATVEFYHGYRLQRLINELEMADLRRNRLAVQEEVYREFEKRIRTKLAEPRPVYLIMTSGHLDLLKRGTNLSPRIVFELSGYEDKPGKELVVITQPDGPARRAETRVSG comes from the coding sequence ATGTTGACCACCGACGGCGATCATGCGGCAGGGCAGCCACTCCTGGAGAACAAAGATGCAATTGGCGACAGAGCTGCGATGCCGTCTGGCTTTCGGAGTATGGGTCTTCTCCTGCTGCTTCTCTCGCTGACCACCTGCTTCGCGTGGATCGGCTCCGGGCCGTCGATGGGCGACCACGAGTGTATCTGCGCCCAGACCGCTCGCCAGACGATCCAATCGGGTAACTGGTTGATCCCGCAACTGGCCGAAATCCCACGCATTCGCAAGACCCCGCTGGGCTACTGGGCGATCGCCGCAACCTCCTGGCTGCTCGACGATCCGAATGCACAGCCGGTGTCCGATCTGACCGCGCGGTTGCCCTCGGCCCTGGCCGCGTTCCTCAACAGTCTGGCTGTCTGGTGGCTGGGCACCATGATGTTCGGCCAGCGTGCCGGGTTCGTGGCCGGATTCGTGATGGGCTGCTGTGCGACCACGGTCTTATTCAGTCACAGTGCCCAGGTCGACATGATTCTGGCGCTGTTCACGACCCTAACCTTCGCCTGCTTCTGGCGAGCCTTCCAACCTCCGCGGCCGAGCAGACCCTTCATCGTCATCATGTTCGCCTGCTTCTCCGCCGCGATGATGGCCAAGGCCCCCCTGCCGATGGCCACAGCCGGTGCTGCCTTGACGCTCTGGTGGTTCGTCGCGGTCCCGATCCTGAATACGGCCGGCCGGGTTCCTGCGGGTGGTCGCCTGCGTTTCGCGTCCGCGGACGCCCTCGCCCAATGGTCCCGGCTTCCCTGGCCTTGGGTGTTGACCGGTCTTGTGGTCTTCGCCGTCCTGGCGGGCAGCTGGCCGCTGTACATCCGCTTGGAGGTTGACAATGCGGCCGCCCTCTGGAAGATCGAATACCTTGAACGCTTCAGCGGCGGGCTGAGCGAGCGCGGCAAAGACCAGCCCTTCTACTACTACCTCCCGTTTGTATTTGGCCTGACCGCCCCCTTCCTGTGCTCCCTTCCGGAAGCCCTGGCCGCCCCCTTTCTGAGGCGCTATGTTGCCCAGCGCAAAGCCCTGGCCTTCGCGTTCATCTGGGCAATCTGCGGCCTGGTCTTCCTGAGTGCCGCGGGGTACAAGCGACCGCATTACTTGGTCTCAATCATGCCCGCATACTGCCTCCTCCTGGCCCCGGTGATCGACCGGCTGTTCTTTGGCATGGTCTCACGATGGCTCAGGCCGACGGCCGCGGTTCTGCCGATCCTGCTTGGTCTTCTTCTCGTCGCGGGCAGCGTCGTCGTCCAGGAGGATCTGCACACCCAGAGCAGCAGCAACCTCTCACTTTGCCTCCGGGTCGCCCTGCCGGTGTTCACGCTCCTCACCCTGTCGTGCCTTCTGTTTGCCTTTGGGGTGCGGGTGTGGTCGTTCGTCCTGCTCAACACGAGCACGGCTCTGCTGACCGTCCTGGGGGTGCCGGCCGCCAGACAGTTCATGGACGTCGATACTGAAGCCAAGGCCTTGGTGAGAGGATTCACCCGGCACGGCATCGGCGTGTCCGACCCGATCTACTGGGTCGGCGGCCGCCCGGACGCCACGGTGGAGTTCTACCACGGCTACCGCCTCCAGCGATTGATCAACGAACTGGAGATGGCCGACCTGCGCCGGAACCGGCTGGCGGTCCAGGAGGAAGTCTACCGCGAGTTCGAGAAGCGAATCCGAACCAAGCTCGCCGAACCGCGCCCGGTCTACCTCATCATGACCAGCGGACACCTGGATCTCCTCAAACGGGGTACGAATCTGTCGCCGCGAATTGTCTTCGAGCTGAGCGGATACGAGGATAAGCCGGGCAAGGAACTGGTGGTCATTACCCAGCCAGATGGACCCGCCAGGCGAGCCGAGACCCGCGTCTCCGGCTGA
- a CDS encoding Gfo/Idh/MocA family oxidoreductase, producing MADNRLNRRRFLGAGLAGVGAGVLAGTAARTARAEAAASGANEKVAMGIIGSGGMGRHHMSVFKKYGVEWAAVADVYEPNLQKGLEIAGDKAKGYDDYRKLLERKDLDAVLISSPEHWHCQHLIDALAAGKDVYCEKPMCWSIEQGNQMVEAVRKSDRIVQIGMQRRSSPIIRDEIKKYFDDKALGDIHLVRAEWYWNFGVDPNVDVPGKLDWERFCGPAGKQEYTPVKFCYWRYFWPFSGGNETDQGTHLMDVVQWMMGVDHPLSAVQFGEVYKNKPTKTPDTFCCTFEYPNFLCTWTLGYTTSTWRNGWSITFQGTKGALFLTEAGYRIFDQVNGWEAGWPKPAKENLPGSVTSTEPHTRNFLECLKSRKQPNATVEIGHKAVRPLHLANMALKKNTRAYLDKDGVTIKT from the coding sequence ATGGCGGACAATAGACTGAATCGGCGGCGATTCCTGGGTGCCGGCCTGGCCGGCGTAGGTGCGGGCGTGCTTGCAGGCACCGCCGCAAGGACCGCACGGGCAGAAGCTGCGGCGAGTGGAGCCAACGAGAAGGTGGCAATGGGCATCATCGGCTCCGGCGGCATGGGACGTCATCACATGAGTGTGTTCAAGAAGTACGGCGTCGAATGGGCTGCAGTGGCCGACGTGTACGAGCCCAATCTCCAGAAGGGACTTGAAATCGCAGGCGACAAGGCTAAGGGCTACGACGACTACCGGAAGTTGCTCGAACGCAAGGATCTCGACGCAGTGCTGATCAGCTCGCCTGAGCACTGGCACTGCCAGCACCTCATCGACGCCCTGGCGGCGGGCAAGGACGTCTACTGCGAGAAGCCCATGTGCTGGTCCATCGAACAAGGCAATCAGATGGTGGAAGCGGTCCGCAAGTCCGATCGAATCGTTCAGATCGGCATGCAGCGACGCAGCTCGCCGATTATCCGGGACGAGATCAAGAAGTACTTCGATGACAAGGCCCTCGGCGACATCCACCTGGTCCGGGCGGAGTGGTACTGGAACTTCGGCGTCGATCCGAACGTCGACGTGCCCGGCAAGCTCGACTGGGAGAGGTTCTGCGGGCCGGCTGGCAAACAGGAGTACACGCCGGTCAAGTTCTGCTACTGGCGCTACTTCTGGCCTTTCTCCGGCGGAAACGAGACCGACCAGGGAACGCACCTCATGGACGTGGTCCAGTGGATGATGGGTGTGGATCATCCCCTCTCCGCGGTTCAGTTTGGCGAGGTCTATAAGAACAAGCCCACCAAGACGCCGGACACCTTCTGCTGCACGTTCGAGTACCCCAACTTCCTGTGCACCTGGACGCTGGGCTACACGACCAGCACCTGGCGCAACGGCTGGTCGATCACCTTCCAGGGAACCAAGGGTGCTCTCTTCCTGACCGAGGCCGGTTACCGGATCTTTGATCAGGTCAACGGCTGGGAAGCCGGTTGGCCGAAGCCCGCCAAGGAGAATCTCCCGGGCAGCGTGACCTCGACTGAGCCGCATACTCGGAACTTCCTCGAGTGCCTCAAGAGCCGCAAGCAGCCGAATGCGACCGTGGAGATCGGCCACAAGGCCGTCAGGCCGTTGCACCTAGCCAACATGGCTCTCAAGAAGAACACGCGAGCCTATCTCGACAAGGACGGCGTCACGATCAAGACGTGA
- a CDS encoding HAMP domain-containing histidine kinase has product MATGPDTLVRFLDPADAGAQPGTLSPAETQILELVNRKVAAAESLDELLAFLFDRLREISPCDRVSLAFVEENGRRLVSHRTRALYEPLLLGNGYAADLAGSSLETILYRGTPRIISDLERYLEQRPKSGATRLLVREGVRSNLTCPLTVESRVVGLLFRSSRHTHAYQDRHARFQTAIAERLSQAVEKAWRIEQLTAANKAYFEMLGFVTHELKSPVASMLMDAGLLINGYLGPLEAKQREKLASLTKKGEYLLGLVQEYLDLARLEGGELKARLRTDIDFTASVVEPSLELVRSQLESKQMELTRSVPPDLPRVTIDPDLMKIVMVNLLGNAAKYGFAGGQILLSVLFSEGQLRVSVRNDGPGFSASQQSGLFRKFSRLDVPTLRKERGTGVGLYTAWRIIQAHGGRIEARSEEGRWAEFSYSIPQPS; this is encoded by the coding sequence ATGGCCACCGGTCCCGACACCCTTGTTCGTTTCCTTGACCCGGCCGATGCTGGTGCCCAACCGGGTACCCTGTCACCCGCCGAGACGCAGATTCTCGAACTCGTCAACCGGAAAGTCGCCGCCGCCGAATCGCTCGACGAGTTGCTTGCCTTTCTGTTCGATCGACTTCGCGAGATCAGCCCTTGCGACCGCGTGAGCCTGGCGTTCGTCGAGGAAAATGGGCGGCGGCTGGTATCGCATCGGACCAGGGCACTGTATGAGCCGCTGCTACTCGGCAACGGATATGCGGCCGATCTGGCGGGGAGTTCCCTGGAGACCATTCTCTATCGTGGCACTCCACGCATCATCAGCGATCTGGAACGTTATCTTGAGCAGCGGCCGAAATCGGGTGCCACCCGGCTGCTGGTCCGTGAAGGCGTGCGATCCAACCTCACTTGCCCCCTGACGGTTGAAAGCCGTGTCGTGGGCCTGCTGTTCCGCAGTTCCCGGCACACCCACGCCTATCAGGACCGCCACGCCCGCTTTCAGACGGCTATCGCCGAGCGGCTCAGCCAGGCCGTCGAGAAAGCCTGGCGAATCGAGCAGCTGACTGCGGCCAACAAGGCCTACTTCGAGATGCTCGGCTTTGTCACCCATGAGCTCAAGAGTCCGGTGGCTTCAATGCTCATGGACGCCGGGCTGTTGATTAACGGCTACCTGGGACCGCTAGAGGCCAAGCAACGCGAGAAGCTCGCCAGCCTGACCAAGAAAGGGGAGTATCTCCTCGGTCTCGTCCAGGAGTACCTCGACCTTGCACGGCTGGAGGGCGGTGAACTCAAGGCCCGGCTTCGTACCGACATCGACTTCACGGCTTCGGTCGTTGAACCGAGCCTCGAACTGGTCCGATCGCAGCTGGAAAGCAAGCAAATGGAATTGACCCGATCCGTCCCCCCTGATCTGCCGCGGGTCACGATCGATCCCGACTTGATGAAGATCGTCATGGTCAATTTGCTCGGCAACGCCGCCAAGTACGGTTTTGCGGGCGGGCAGATTCTGCTGAGCGTGCTGTTTTCGGAAGGTCAGCTGCGGGTGTCAGTGCGCAACGATGGACCAGGATTCTCCGCGAGCCAACAGTCCGGCCTGTTCCGCAAGTTCTCGCGTTTGGATGTACCCACATTGCGCAAGGAGCGGGGAACCGGGGTCGGTCTTTACACCGCGTGGCGGATCATTCAGGCCCATGGAGGGCGTATCGAGGCGAGAAGCGAGGAAGGACGCTGGGCGGAGTTCAGCTACTCGATTCCCCAGCCGTCATGA
- a CDS encoding response regulator — MQNGKFVILYIDDDQDFLDAVRTILESAGYIMVEAQSAEAGLKVYKEAKPDFVIVDLMMEEVDAGTTFVKELRALGNKAPIYMLSSVGDSLSTSTDYTALGLNGVFQKPIDPNTLLSVLKAKLKKSK, encoded by the coding sequence ATGCAGAACGGGAAGTTTGTCATTCTCTACATCGATGACGATCAGGATTTCCTCGACGCGGTCAGGACGATCCTCGAGTCAGCCGGCTATATCATGGTCGAGGCCCAGAGTGCCGAGGCCGGGCTCAAGGTCTACAAGGAGGCCAAGCCGGACTTCGTCATCGTTGACCTGATGATGGAAGAGGTCGACGCGGGCACGACCTTCGTCAAGGAACTCCGGGCGCTGGGCAATAAGGCCCCCATCTACATGCTCAGCTCGGTCGGCGACAGCCTGAGCACGAGCACCGACTACACCGCCCTTGGCCTGAACGGCGTGTTCCAGAAGCCCATTGACCCCAACACGTTGCTCAGCGTGCTCAAGGCGAAGCTGAAGAAGAGCAAGTGA
- a CDS encoding hydrogenase maturation protease, producing the protein MSKKDATVLLIGYGNPGRLDDGLGPALAGVVESLALPAVTVDADYQLTVEDAQAVAEHDIVVFADADATGEAPFSFRPIEPEAGINFSTHSIEPRQVLGLAHALFGGCTRGFILGIRGYDFDDFGESLSSRARVNLAAAIRFVERFLREGDFERDDWDTDHSSGEVLATSMR; encoded by the coding sequence ATGAGTAAGAAGGACGCCACTGTTTTGCTGATCGGTTACGGCAACCCCGGCCGGCTCGATGATGGATTGGGCCCGGCTCTGGCCGGGGTGGTCGAGTCACTGGCCCTTCCGGCGGTGACTGTCGATGCCGACTACCAGCTCACGGTCGAGGATGCCCAGGCCGTCGCCGAGCACGACATCGTCGTTTTCGCCGACGCCGATGCGACCGGGGAGGCGCCCTTCTCGTTCCGGCCCATCGAGCCGGAAGCGGGCATCAACTTCAGCACTCACAGCATCGAGCCCAGGCAGGTGCTGGGCCTGGCGCACGCACTCTTCGGTGGGTGTACCCGGGGTTTCATTCTCGGAATTCGCGGATACGATTTCGATGACTTCGGGGAGTCGCTATCTTCGCGCGCCCGAGTCAATCTGGCCGCGGCGATCCGTTTCGTGGAGCGGTTCCTGCGCGAGGGCGACTTCGAGCGGGATGACTGGGATACCGACCATTCGTCGGGCGAAGTCCTCGCAACTTCGATGAGGTAA
- a CDS encoding Ni/Fe hydrogenase subunit alpha, translated as MQRIVIEPVTRVEGHGKVTLLLDEKKQVRQARLHIVEFRGFERFIQGRPYWEVPVLVQRLCGICPVSHHLAAAKAMDRIVGGENLTPTAEKMRRLMHYGQFFQSHALHFFHLCSPDLLFGFDADVAIRNVIGVAAKFPNLAVQGVMMRKYGQEIIKATAGKKIHGTGAIPGGINKNLSVAERDGFLKDIEQMVQWSREAVKIAKDYTVTNLKKVAPFGSFDSNHLSLIRQDGAMDLYHGNLRAIDPLGKKIFDQVDYQKYTDYIAEEVRSWSYMKFPFIKSLGPEKGWYRVGPLARVNTADFIDTPEAEAARKEFMAVTDNKPNNLTMAYHWSRMIELLHSIEKIKALLHDKDLQGTDLVTKGQRRDEAVGLIEAPRGTLFHHYRVNDKDQVVMANLIVSTTNNNEPMNRAVEKVAKDHLSGVTITEGLLNHIEVAIRAYDPCLSCATHALGQMPLTVELVDHQGKLLDTMSKG; from the coding sequence ATGCAGAGAATCGTGATCGAGCCGGTCACCCGCGTGGAGGGACACGGGAAAGTGACCCTATTGCTCGACGAGAAGAAGCAGGTGCGACAGGCCCGCCTGCACATCGTGGAGTTCCGCGGCTTCGAGCGGTTCATCCAAGGCCGGCCCTACTGGGAAGTGCCCGTGCTGGTCCAGCGCCTGTGCGGCATCTGCCCGGTGAGCCACCATCTGGCCGCCGCCAAGGCCATGGATCGGATCGTCGGGGGCGAGAACCTCACTCCGACGGCCGAGAAGATGCGCCGGCTGATGCACTACGGGCAGTTCTTCCAGTCACACGCCCTGCACTTCTTCCATCTGTGCTCGCCGGACTTGCTCTTCGGCTTTGATGCCGACGTGGCGATCCGCAACGTCATCGGCGTGGCCGCCAAGTTCCCGAACTTGGCCGTCCAGGGCGTGATGATGCGCAAGTATGGCCAGGAGATCATCAAGGCGACCGCGGGCAAGAAGATCCACGGAACCGGAGCGATCCCCGGCGGCATCAACAAGAATCTCTCCGTGGCCGAGCGGGACGGCTTCCTCAAGGACATCGAGCAGATGGTCCAATGGTCTCGCGAGGCGGTCAAGATCGCCAAGGACTACACCGTCACCAACCTGAAGAAGGTTGCCCCCTTCGGCTCGTTCGACTCGAACCATCTGTCCCTGATCCGCCAGGACGGAGCCATGGATCTGTACCACGGCAACCTGCGGGCGATCGACCCCCTCGGCAAGAAGATCTTCGATCAGGTGGACTACCAGAAGTATACCGACTACATCGCCGAGGAAGTGCGTTCCTGGTCGTACATGAAGTTTCCTTTCATCAAGAGCCTGGGACCGGAAAAGGGCTGGTACCGGGTCGGCCCGCTGGCCCGAGTCAACACGGCCGACTTCATTGACACGCCCGAGGCGGAAGCGGCCCGCAAGGAGTTCATGGCCGTCACCGACAACAAGCCCAACAATCTGACCATGGCATACCACTGGTCGCGGATGATTGAGCTGTTGCACTCGATCGAGAAGATCAAGGCTCTTCTGCACGACAAGGATCTGCAGGGCACAGACCTGGTCACCAAGGGCCAGCGCCGCGACGAGGCGGTCGGTTTGATCGAAGCCCCCCGCGGCACGTTGTTCCACCACTACCGGGTCAACGACAAAGACCAGGTGGTCATGGCCAACTTGATTGTGTCGACCACCAACAACAACGAACCCATGAACCGGGCGGTGGAGAAGGTCGCGAAGGACCACCTGTCGGGTGTGACCATCACCGAGGGGCTCCTCAACCACATCGAGGTGGCCATCCGGGCGTACGATCCATGTCTTTCCTGCGCGACCCACGCCCTCGGACAGATGCCCCTCACGGTCGAACTGGTCGATCACCAAGGGAAGCTGCTGGACACCATGAGCAAGGGATGA
- a CDS encoding NADP oxidoreductase — MAKPKVATASLAGCFGCHMSLLDIDDRILKLVEIVDFDKSPVDDIKEFTGRCAVGLIEGGCCNEENVRVLQDFRKHCDVLISVGDCAIMGGLPAMRNTIPLKECLEEAYLHGPTVHNPSGMIPNDPEIPLLLNKVYPCDEVVKIDYYIPGCPPPADTLWETLVALLGNKPVQLPYELVKYD, encoded by the coding sequence ATGGCCAAACCGAAGGTCGCAACCGCATCTCTGGCCGGATGCTTCGGTTGTCACATGTCCCTGTTGGACATTGACGATCGCATCCTCAAGCTGGTCGAGATCGTGGATTTCGACAAGTCCCCGGTGGACGACATCAAGGAGTTCACCGGGCGGTGTGCCGTCGGCCTGATCGAGGGCGGCTGCTGCAACGAAGAGAACGTCCGCGTGCTGCAGGATTTCCGAAAGCACTGCGATGTGCTCATTTCGGTCGGCGACTGTGCCATCATGGGCGGTTTGCCGGCCATGCGGAACACCATCCCGCTCAAGGAATGCCTGGAGGAAGCCTACCTCCACGGCCCGACCGTGCACAATCCCAGCGGCATGATCCCGAACGATCCGGAGATCCCCCTGCTGCTGAACAAGGTCTATCCTTGCGACGAGGTGGTCAAGATCGACTACTACATCCCTGGCTGCCCGCCCCCGGCGGACACACTATGGGAGACCCTCGTGGCATTGCTGGGCAACAAGCCCGTGCAGTTGCCCTATGAATTGGTGAAATACGACTGA
- a CDS encoding (2Fe-2S)-binding protein, whose protein sequence is MSDTVSFIIDGEEIQGQKGQTILEAAEAAGIYVPRLCHMKGLTPYGSCRVCTVLVNGRPQAACTQPVAEGIVVENNSDRVTRIRKDLVEMLFVEGNHFCMFCEKSGNCELQAMAYRLGIPAPKFPYMFPKRDVDASHPDLLIDHNRCIMCARCIRASRDVDGKGILQFVGRGIHKKVGVNSEACLGGTDAKVTDKFVEVCPVGAILKKRVGYAIPIGKRLYDKEPIGSDIEAKRTGKK, encoded by the coding sequence ATGAGCGATACAGTCAGTTTCATCATCGATGGCGAGGAAATCCAGGGCCAGAAAGGCCAGACCATTTTGGAAGCAGCCGAGGCGGCGGGAATCTACGTGCCCCGACTGTGCCACATGAAAGGCCTGACGCCCTACGGGAGCTGCCGGGTGTGCACCGTCCTGGTCAACGGCCGACCTCAGGCGGCCTGCACCCAGCCCGTCGCCGAGGGCATCGTGGTCGAGAACAACTCGGATCGCGTGACCAGGATCCGCAAGGACCTGGTTGAGATGCTTTTCGTCGAGGGCAACCACTTCTGCATGTTCTGCGAGAAGAGCGGCAACTGCGAGCTGCAGGCGATGGCCTATCGACTGGGGATCCCGGCCCCCAAGTTCCCATATATGTTTCCCAAGCGAGATGTCGACGCCTCCCACCCCGATCTGTTGATCGACCACAATCGATGCATCATGTGCGCCCGCTGCATTCGGGCCTCCCGGGACGTGGACGGCAAGGGTATCCTCCAATTCGTGGGCCGCGGCATTCACAAGAAGGTCGGTGTCAACTCGGAAGCCTGCCTCGGCGGTACCGACGCCAAAGTGACCGACAAGTTCGTCGAAGTCTGTCCGGTCGGGGCGATTCTGAAGAAACGCGTGGGCTACGCCATCCCGATAGGCAAGCGGCTCTACGACAAGGAGCCCATCGGATCGGACATCGAGGCGAAACGAACGGGCAAGAAGTAA